Proteins found in one Sphaeramia orbicularis chromosome 8, fSphaOr1.1, whole genome shotgun sequence genomic segment:
- the LOC115423664 gene encoding FK506-binding protein 3-like, with product MDVGVQKLLVFIVLKIQVQPELDQLVLQSGDLEEKKKKRKEKEKKKRKEKKKKKEEGEGEEEEEGEEEEEEEGEEEEGEEEGEEEEGSMCYPVPAGLCVTRSLRVCVTRSLRVCVTRSLRVCVTRSLRVCVTWLRYPVSVPPYCLRVSATLSSNTSCRGNTPLIKPQSCDLSCGHRVHGAGQSCGPAPASARQEVHRGGVRAHHGRCG from the exons ATGGATGTGGGTGTCCAGAAGCTTCTTGTATTCATAGTCCTGAAGATCCAGGTCCAACCTgagctggaccagctggtcctccAGAGTGGAGAcctggaagagaagaagaagaagaggaaggagaaggagaagaaaaagaggaaggagaagaagaagaagaaggaggaaggagaaggagaagaagaagaagaaggagaagaagaagaagaagaagaaggagaagaagaggaaggagaagaagaaggagaagaagaggaaggttcTATGTGTTACCCGGTCCCTGCGGGTCTGTGTGTTACCCGGTCCCTGCGGGTCTGTGTTACCCGGTCCCTGCGGGTCTGTGTTACCCGGTCCCTGCGGGTCTGTGTTACCCGGTCCCTGCGG GTCTGTGTTACCTGGCTCAGGTATCCTGTCAGCGTCCCTCCGTACTGCCTCAGGGTTTCAGCCACACTTTCCTCCAACACTTCCTGCAGAGGAAACACACCACTCATCAAGcctcagtcatgtgacctttcCTGTGGTCATCGGGTCCACGGAGCGGGTCAGTCCTGCGGACCGGCCCCGGCCTCCGCCCGACAGGAAGTCCACCGTGGAGGTGTGAGGGCCCATCATGGCCGCTGCGGCTGA